The genomic interval CTGCAACGTTTGACGGCCACGTTTTCGGCTCATGAATCCTTCCTTCCGTTCAAACGTGATTTGTACTGACTGACGGCTGCGGAGAATCTGAGGGTCAAGTTCTTACGAAGTCCGAGAATTCCAAAATCGAATGGCAATAGAGTTGTCCGCGTTACGATCTGTGATCAGGTCTCATTTGTTCGATCTTGTCGCGATGTAACAGCTGACGGCCCGAAGAGAGGGGGACTGGCACACTTTCTCGGTTCAATTGAAATCCACAGTACATCGACGAGGCTCGTCCTTCCCGTTACTGCGGGAAAATGAGCCAGTCTCCGGCCTGTGTGCGTTTTCTGTCGCAATCGAGACGTCCATCGTTGACGGACAGTTGGATCTGTCTCGAGGTTCACAATGGAGACCTTGATTTTTTGCAATTCAATCAACAAAAAGGCCCGTCGCAGTTGCCGCTTGTCGGAGATGTGGTTCGTTACTGCGCTTCGAGAATCAATCACCGTCTTGATCCAAGAAGTCGCCTTTCGCGTTAACTTCAATCGGAGGTTGCCGCAGATGAACGAAGTTGTTTTTGATTTTGCAGGAATGATTCGGCAGATCCGTACGCATCAGCGACGCATTGTCGTTCCCATCGTGGCGATGCTTGTCGCAGTCATCGTTTGGATGGGACTGGCGCTCATTGCCGTCGAGCAATGGGGATTGAATGTTGAGCCGCCTGGAGAAATGACGCTGAAACGAGCGGTCGTGATGCTGGGCTGGTTCGGCGGTACTGTCATCGCCATTGCGATCTGTTGCTGGTTCGTACCCAGGTCGCCGAGGTTTGCTTGTCCTCATTGTCATGAGGAATTCGTTGAACGATACGATCGGATGACGGTCTTATCCACGGGATACTGTCCAAAGTGTCTGGAGTCGCTCTTCGCGGTGGACGGCACTTCCGGGGGGAGGGAAGTGTCACGTTCGACAGAACTCCTGACGAGGATCGAGTTCCAAGAGCGGCGGTCGCATCTTCGGCCTTTCAATCCGCTCGTTCCGTGCTTACTTGGAATGAGCGTGATTGCTGTATGTTTCGCGGTTGCGACAAAATGGGACGAACCTCTTGATCAGTCAGGCGAACGCGACTGGTTTCCGGTCTATCGGTTCAGTGTCGCTCTTGCTGGCGGACTTGCCACGATTGGCTACATCGCCCTGCGATCACGGGCGAGACTTCGCGTATTCAACCAGTGCCAATGTGAGGAATGTGGCGAAGCACTCGGGGAAGACGCGATGACATCAATCACGGGCAATTGTCGCAATTGCGGATCACAGGTTCTTGCGGAACGATTCCTCGCGCCGCCCTGGCCGCATGCTAAGGACGTCTGGACCAGATCCTGGTATCGCGTGCATGGCAAACGATGGCAAAAGTGGGGCTGGATCACCTGCCTGACAGGCGCGGTGCCTGCGCTCGCCTGGATGGCCGTCGTTTACGGGCTCTGCCCACCATCCAATCCACAACAAGTCAACGCAGCTGCGGCGCTGCTCATGGCATTTGCCCTGGTCGTGCAAGCGATTTCGACGTTTCTCGGGCAACGCTGGTTGCGACATGCTCTGGGGCTCAAATGCCCGCAGTGCCGCGAAGAATTGGCCGATGTGCCGCAGTTCGTAATGCCTACGCGAAATTGTCCGTTCTGTCAGACGACGATTCTCGCCGAATGACGCCACGGTACGCCGCGGCGATCGAATCGCATTCCGATGAATCCCGTGATCGTTGCGCCAAGGACTATTCGCCGCAGTTCGCTTGGAAAATACGCGAACGCGACCCACCTTGAGCCGATCGGCGGCTGGACGAACGGACTAGAAAACAGGCGAGGCAGACGTTTTTCCTCCACGCCGCTGGCACTACAAATGAAGCGTTGAATTGTGCGTCGTCAAGTTTACAGGTACGCCAAAATGTTGATTCTGAGTCGTAAGGTCGGGCAGACGATCGTGATTCCTGGGATCACAACGGAACTGCAAATTCTCTCGATCGTTGGTTCACAGGTTCGCATTGGGATCTCTGCTCCGGCCACTGTGTCTGTACGAAGGCAAGGCTGTGACAAGGCACTTGTCGAGGACCGGCGACCTTTGCGGTGATCAAAAATTCGTTCGTGTATGTGATTCTTGTTTCGCTGTAGGTGTTGTCATGGATCGAAAACAGTTTCTCACCTCTGCCATTGGATTGTCGTCCATGCTGACTCTGAACAAATTCAAGGCGATCGCGGACGAGATTCACGAGCAGGATCAGGAAATGCCAGTCTTGTTCGTGGGGCACGGGTCGCCCATGAACGCGCTGGAGGACAACGAGTTCACTCGAACCTGGATGACGCTCGGAAAATCGCTTCCCAAGCCCAAGGCGATCCTGTGTATCTCGGCGCACTGGGAGACGAAGGGGTCGTTCGTCACGGCGATGGAGAAGCCCAAAACGATTCACGACTTTGGTGGGTTTCCGAAAGCGTTGTTTGATTTTCAGTACAACGCCGCTGGTAGCCAATGGCTGGCAGCTCAAACCCAATCGACAGTTCACTCCGCAGCCATCGGTTTGGACAATGCGTGGGGATTGGATCATGGCTGTTGGAGCATCCTGTCACGTCTTTACCCTGCTGCGGACATTCCCGTCGTTCAACTGAGTCTGGATCAGACGAAACCGGCGCAATATCACTACGATTTGGCGCGTGAGCTTTCGGGGCTCAGGAAGAAGGGCGTCTTGATCGTCGGAAGCGGGAACGTCATCCACAATTTTCGATATCTGAACATGAACGCCACGAAGCAGAACCCGATGTCGCTCGACTGGGCGATCGAAGCCAATCGCGAGTTCAAGGCACTGGTGATCGATAGGAATCACCGCGAGCTGATCAACTACACAAAGCACAACCGCGCGTTTCAGCTTGCCGCTCCCACGCCAGAACACTATCTGCCGATGCTCTACGCAATTGCCCTGGCGGGCAAGGACGAGAAGGTGACCTTTTTCAACGACGCCATCGTCGCGAGCTCGATTTCCATGACGTCACTTAAGATCGGATAAGCCCTCGTGAGATGACACTCAATCGTGGCGGCGACAGTCGCATCGTTGTCACGCTCGCCGCAAATTCATTTCGCTGATCTGCAGATGAATTCCAACTGGACGGCTTCTATTGGCACGGATAGCTCTGACGTGTGCCAAGCAATTCAGGCCGCAATTCGCCAATTCGAATCTTCAAAATGTGCAAAAGAATTGTCTTTTTTGACAATCGAGGACGGTGGTGTGCCTGATGAAGCCGGACTAGGATGCTCGCGTAAACCTCGCCGGCTCCTGGTCCGACCTCGGAACGAATCAGATGTGCATTGCCAG from Schlesneria paludicola DSM 18645 carries:
- a CDS encoding carbon storage regulator, which encodes MLILSRKVGQTIVIPGITTELQILSIVGSQVRIGISAPATVSVRRQGCDKALVEDRRPLR
- the ygiD gene encoding 4,5-DOPA-extradiol-dioxygenase; protein product: MLTLNKFKAIADEIHEQDQEMPVLFVGHGSPMNALEDNEFTRTWMTLGKSLPKPKAILCISAHWETKGSFVTAMEKPKTIHDFGGFPKALFDFQYNAAGSQWLAAQTQSTVHSAAIGLDNAWGLDHGCWSILSRLYPAADIPVVQLSLDQTKPAQYHYDLARELSGLRKKGVLIVGSGNVIHNFRYLNMNATKQNPMSLDWAIEANREFKALVIDRNHRELINYTKHNRAFQLAAPTPEHYLPMLYAIALAGKDEKVTFFNDAIVASSISMTSLKIG